The genomic region GGATGACCTCGGGGCAACCGATGATTGGCCAGGGGTTCGAGTTGACGGTGATCTCGGCGTGCGTGCTGGGCGGGGTGTCGCTGAGCGGCGGGATCGGGATGATCCGGCATGTGATTGCCGGGGTGCTGATTCTGGCGATCATCGAGAACGCGATGAACCTGAAGAACATCGACACCTTCTACCAATACGTGATTCGCGGCTCGATCCTGTTGCTGGCGGTGATTATCGACAGGATGAAGCAGCGATAAAAAGGGCGCCACAAGACCAATGTGGGAGCGGGCTTGCTCGCGAAAGCGGTGTGTCAGTCAGCCTATGCACTCACTGGAAAACCGCATTCGCGAGCAAGCCCGCTCCCACATTTTGATCTCCTCTGTTTTGCTGGTCCGCATTTGCCATAATGCTCGCCGTTTTCGTACTTCCCAATAGGCCCGATATGCAGGAAAACGCCCACATTCCCGTCAAAGACGCCGCCCCCACCGGCACCCAGACCCTGCTTCGCGGATTGGGCGTGGTGCAGGCAGTGGCCGCCGGCGCGCGGGATCTCAAGGAGATTGCCAAGCGCATCGGCACCACCCGCAGTACCACTCACCGCCTGGCCAGTTGCCTGGTGGAAGAGCGCTACCTGCGCGTGGTGCCGCAAGTCGGCTATCTGCTGGGGCCCAAGTTGATCGAGTTGGGGTTTCAGGCGCGCGAGGAATTGCCGCTGGTAAGCCTGGCGGTTCCCTACCTGGACGAGTTGTCGGCGCTGACTGGCGACACCATCCATCTGGCGATCCGCGAATACGACGACGTGCTGTACCTGCACAAGAACCCTGGTCGCAACGGCCCGGAAATGCGCTCGCGCGTCGGCCATCGCATGCCGCTGGCGCGCACCGGGATCGGCAAGGCGTTGTTGCTGGATGACACGGTGGAAGAGTGGCAGCGCCTGTATCAGGTCAGCTTGCCCACGGGCGGGAAGAACTTGCAGTGGCCGCAGCACCCCGAGCAATCCTGGGCACAGTTTGAACAGCGCATGCAGGAATACGTGGCGGGCGGTTATGCGTTCGATCTGGAAGACAACGAACCGTCGATCCGTTGTGTCGCGGCACCGGTGCGCGATGCCAGCCGGCGAATCGTCGCCGGCATCAGCATCGCCAGTACCGTGCCCTACATGCCGCTGGAGAAAATGGCCGAGCTGATTCCTGTGATCAAACAGGTCGCAGCGCGGCTGTCAGCGGAGTTGGGCGCGAAGGCCTGATCAGGCCTGATCGTTCCCACGCTCCGCGTGGGAATGCCTCCGCGTCCAGCAGGACTTGAGCCCTGCGCAACGGTGACGCGGAGCGTCACAGCATGCGTTCCCACGCAGAGCGTGGGAACGATCATCAGACCTTCAAGGTCGCCATGTCGATCACGAAGCGGTACTTCACATCACCGGCAATCATGCGGGTGTAGGCTTCGTTGATCTGGCGGATGTCGAGCATTTCGATGTCGCAGGTGATGCCGTGCTCGGCGCAGAAATCCAGGACTTCCTGGGTTTCGGCAATGCCACCGATCAATGAACCGGCCAGTACCTTGCGGCCCAGCACCAGCTTGGCAGCGTTGACGGGCGGGTCGACTGGCTCGATCAGGCCCACCAGGATGTGCACGCCGTCAAAGCGCAGCACGTCGAGGTAGGGATTCAAGTCGTGCTGCACCGGGATGGTGTCCAGCAGGAAATCGAAGTGCCCGGCAGCGGCTTTCATCTGTTCAGCATCGGTGGACACGATCACGTGATCGGCGCCCTGGCGACGGCCTTCTTCAGCCTTGCTCGCGGAGCGGGTGAACAATGTCACTTCCGCGCCCATGGCCTTGGCGAACTTGATGCCCATATGGCCCAACCCGCCCATGCCCAGAACCCCAACCTTGTCGCCAGCCTTCACACCGTAGTGCTTGAGTGGTGAGTAGGTGGTGATGCCGGCGCAGAGGATCGGCGCGGCGCTGGCCAGGTCGAGCTTGGCCGGGATCTTCACCACGAAGTGTTCGCTGACCACGATGCTGTCGGAGTAGCCGCCCATGGTGTTGCTGCCATCGACCCGGTCTGGGGTGGCGTAGGTCATGGTCGGGCCTTCGAGGCAGTATTGCTCGAGGTCGGCGTGGCAGGCGTCGCAGTGACGGCAGGAGTCGACCATGCAGCCAACACCCACCAGGTCGCCGACTTTATGCGCAGTGACGCTGGCGCCGACGGCGGTGACTTTGCCGACGATCTCGTGGCCCGGCATCAGCGGGTACACGGCAATGCCCCATTCGTTGCGTGCCTGGTGAATGTCGGAGTGGCAGACGCCGCAGAAGAGAATTTCGATCGCCACGTCATCAGCGCGTGGGCTACGGCGTTCGAAGGACATGGGGGCGAGGGGAGTGGTGGCCGATTGAGCGGCATAACCGATGGCGGTGTACATGGAGAAACCTCGCAGGTGCAGTGACAGGTGAGGTGGCGCATTCTCCGCGCCGAGGCTTGGGGCGGCCATGGCGATTGCTCCGAGTCTCATGCCTATTCCTCCGGGAGTGCCCCTGGATTGGATCACTGTGGCGCCAGACCTGCGATGATGGTCTCATCCCCTTTTCCGCGAAGTTTTTGCCATGTTGTTGACCCGCCATGTCGACGCCAATGCCGCGTTGGTTGCCCTGATCGAACCACTGACGCCCCGTGATGGCTTCTCCCCCACGAACCTGCCGGGCGTGCAGGTGTTGCGCGCCAGTTGCGATGTGGCGCGGGGCCCGCAGATTTATGAACCGAGCCTGATGATCGTCGCCCAGGGCAGCAAGGTCGCCTACCTGGGCCCGCGTACCCTGGAATACGGCGCCGGGCATTACCTGATCCAGGCGATGCCGGTGCCGTTCGAATGCGAGACCTTTGCCATGCCCAATGCGCCGCTGTTGGGGGTGACGGTGGGCATTGACCGGGTGGTGCTGGGTGAGTTGGTGATGGCGATGGGTATCCAGTCCGGGCCACCGCCGGCGGCGCAGACGTTGGAGTCCATGAGTTCGGTGGTACTGGATGACGCCATGCGTGGCTGCGTCGAACGGCTGTTGCAATGCCTGCACGATCCGCTGGAGAGCCGGATCATGGGCCCGGCGCGGGTGCGGGAATTATTGTTCACCGCATTGCGCGGGCCACAGGCGGATGTGCTGCGGGCACTGGTGGAGCAGCAGGGGCAGTTTTCCCGGGTGGCGACCTCGTTGAATCACCTGCATGCCCATTACGCCGAGCCGCTGAATATCGAGACGCTGGCGGGTTATGCGCACATGAGTGCGTCGACGTTCCACGAACACTTCAAGCGTTGCACGCTGTTGTCGCCGGTGCAGTACCTCAAGCGGTTGCGGTTGCTCAAGGCGCAGCAGTTGCTGTTGGTGGAGGGGATGGGTGTGGCGCAGGCGGCCCATAGCGTGGGGTACCAGAGCACGTCGCAGTTCAGCCGGGAATACAAGCGCTACTTCGAGCGCAGCCCTGGGGATGAGCGAGCGGCATAACTCTCCCAGGCACAACGCGGTCAAAAATGTGGGAGCTGGCTCGCCTGCGATAGCGGTGTGTCAGCCACAGATATATTGCTGACCCACTGCTATCGCAGGCAAGCCAGCTCCCACATTTGACCGAGTCGATGGGGCTTTTTCCGGGCCACAAAAAAGGCCCCCATTCGGGGGCCTCGTTTTTCAAGCCAATGCCTTACATATTCGGGTAAGTCGGCCCACCCGCACCTTCCGGTGTCACCCAGGTGATGTTCTGCGAAGGGTCCTTGATGTCACAGGTCTTGCAGTGCACGCAGTTCTGGGCGTTGATCTGGAAGCGCTTCTCGCCGTCTTCCTTGGTGATCACTTCATACACGCCGGCCGGGCAGTAGCGCTGTGCCGGTTCATCGTAGAGCGGCAGGTTGGTGCCGATCGGGATGCTCGGGTCTTTCAGCTTCAGGTGGCACGGCTGTTCTTCTTCGTGGTTGGTACCGGAGATGAACACCGAGCTCAGCTTATCGAAGCTCAGCTTGCCGTCGGGTTTCGGGTAATCGATTTTCTTGCTGTCCTTGGCCAGTTTGAGGCAGGCGTAGTCCGGCTTGGTGTCGTGCAGGGTGAACGGCATTTTGCCGCCGAGGATATTCTGGTCGAACCAGTTGAAGCCGGCACCCAGGATCGGGCCGAACTTGTGCATCGCCGGGCCGAAGTTGCGGCTGGCGAACAGTTCTTCGTAGAGCCAGCTGTTCTTGAAGCTGTCGACGTAAGCGGTCAGTTCGTCGCCGCCTTCGGATTCGGCGAACAGGCGGTCGGCCACGGCGTCAGCGGCGAGCATGCCGGACTTCATGGCGGTGTGGCTGCCTTTGATCTTGGCGAAGTTCAGGGTGCCCAGGTCGCAACCGATCAGCGCGCCGCCCTTGAACACCATTTTCGGCAGCGAGTTCAGGCCGCCTTTGCAGATGGCACGGGCGCCGTAGCTGATGCGCTTGCCGCCTTCCAGGTACTGGGCCAGCACCGGGTGATGCTTGAGGCGCTGGAACTCGTCGAACGGCGACAGGAAGGTGTTGCTGTAGGACAGGTCGACGATCAAGCCCACGACAACCTGGTTGTTTTCCAGATGATAGAGGAACGAACCACCGGTGTTCTCGGCGCTCATGATGTCCAACGGCCAACCGGCGGTGTGGACTACCAGGCCTGGTTGATGCTTGGCCGGGTCGATTTCCCAGATTTCTTTCAGGCCGATGCCGTAGTGCTGGGCGTCAGCATCGCTGTCCAGGTTGAAGCGCTGGATCAGTTGCTTGCCGATGTGGCCACGGCAACCTTCGGCGAACAGCGTGTACTTGCCACGCAGCTCCATGCCCGGGGTGTAGACGCCTTCTTTTGGATGGCCTTCACGGTCGACGCCGAGGTCACCGGTGATGATCCCGCGCACCACGCCGTTTTCGTCGAACAGTGCTTCCTGGGCGGCGAAGCCCGGGTAGACTTCCACGCCCAGGTTCTCGGCCTGCTGGGCGAGCCAGCGGCACAGGTTGCCCAGGGAGATAATGTAATTGCCTTCGTTGTGCATGGTCTTGGGCACAAAGAAGTCAGGCACCTTGGTGGCGGCTTCGCTGGAGCGCAGTACATAGATGTCATCCCGCACAACAGGGGTGTTGAGCGGTGCACCGAGTTCTTTCCAGTCCGGGAACAGTTCGTTCAGGGCACGGGGTTCAAACACGGCACCGGACAGGATGTGAGCGCCGACTTCGGAGCCTTTTTCGACCACGCAGACGCTGATTTCCTTACCGGCTTCGGCGGCCTTCTGCTTCAATCGGCAGGCGGCAGACAGGCCTGCCGGGCCAGCGCCGACGATGACCACGTCGAATTCCATGTATTCGCGTTCCACAGGCTATCTCCTACTCAAGGCTCAACGGCTTTTTTTTCTAATGGGTGGAGGTTCGGTAATTCGTCCGGCAATGCCTGCATAAATCTCATGCAAGGGGCAGGGGACGACCCACCTTTCTCTCTAGGTGGCGCATTATATCTACACCACTCTCAGCGTCCAATACAAACGTTTGTTTGAATTGCCCGCAAGCTAGGTAAATCAAAGCAACGCGGCTTATAACTGACCATTTTGCCGTATTGACCGGAATAGGCGTTCCGGTCAATATACGGTCGGTTTTGCGCATCCCGTAGGCAGACTGTGGGTTTCAAGGCCACCTCGAAAGACAGGCTGAAGGCAAATAAGGGTGACGCGCGAGCCACGATGGCCCGCAGTTTACACGCCACGATAATGAATGACCTCTCAGTCACCGCTGACGAACGGTCATCACTCCCGTGAGCAAGGTCCCCCGCCGACGATCGCCGGTGTTTTTGGAGGTGCCCTTGTGTGCCGATGAGCATCAACCGCCAGGTTCGCCTAGGCGACTTTCTTTTCACCGGAGAGTAACGAGGAATCCATGAAGGTTCTTGTAGCTGTCAAACGCGTTGTCGATTACAACGTGAAAGTTCGCGTCAAGGCGGACAATTCCGGCGTCGACCTCGCTAACGTCAAGATGTCGATGAACCCTTTCTGCGAAATCGCCGTGGAAGAAGCCGTACGCCTGAAAGAGAAAGGCGTTGCGACTGAAATCGTCGTCGTTTCCATCGGTCCGACCACTGCTCAAGAGCAGCTGCGTACCGCCCTGGCGCTGGGTGCCGATCGCGCCATCCTCGTCGAATCCGCTGAAGAGCTGACTTCCCTGGCCGTTGCCAAGTTGTTGAAAGCTGTTGTCGACAAGGAACAGCCATCGCTGGTGATCCTCGGCAAACAAGCCATCGACAGCGACAACAACCAGACTGGCCAGATGCTGGCTGCACTGACCGGTTACGGCCAGGGCACCTTCGCCTCGAAAGTCGAAGTGAGCGGCGACAAGGTTGCCGTGACCCGCGAAATCGATGGCGGCGCGCAAACAGTTTCCCTGAAACTGCCAGCCATCGTCACCACCGACCTGCGTTTGAACGAGCCGCGCTACGCGTCCCTGCCAAACATCATGAAAGCCAAGAAGAAGCCTCTCGAAGTGCTGACTCCGGATGCTTTGGGCGTTTCCACCGCCTCCACCAACAAGACCGTAAAAGTCGAAGCGCCGGCTGCACGCAGCGCGGGCATCAAGGTCAAGTCGGTGGCTGAACTGGTCGAGAAACTGAAAAACGAAGCGAAGGTAATCTAACCATGACTATCTTGGTAATCGCAGAACACGACAACAAGGTTGTGGCCCCGGCCACCCTGAACACTGTTGCCGCCGCCGCCAAAATCGGTGGTGATATCCACGTGCTGGTCGCCGGCCAAAACGTTGGCGCCGTGGCTGAAGCCGCTGCAAAAATCGCTGGCGTGAGCAAAGTACTGGTCGCCGACAACGCGGCCTACGCTCACCAGTTGCCGGAAAACGTTGCCCCGCTGGTAGCAGAGCTGGGCGCTGGTTACAGCCACATCCTGGCTGCCGCTACCTCCAACGGCAAAAACATCCTGCCGCGCGTTGCTGCGCAGTTGGACGTTGACCAGATCTCCGAGATCGTTTCGGTCGAAAGCGCCGACACCTTCAAGCGTCCGATCTATGCCGGTAACGCCATCGCTACCGTGCAGTCCACTGCCTCGGTAAAAGTCATCACCGTGCGTGCCACCGGTTTCGACCCGGTTGCTGCTGAAGGTGGTTCGGCTGCGGTTGAAGCTGTGGCTGCTGCTCACGACGCTGGCACTTCCAGCTTCGTAGGCGAAGAGCTGGCCAAGTCCGATCGGCCGGAACTGACCGCTGCCAAGATCGTGGTTTCCGGCGGTCGCGGCATGCAGAACGGCGACAACTTCAAGCACCTGTACGCCCTGGCTGACAAGCTGGGCGCTGCGGTCGGCGCTTCCCGCGCTGCCGTCGACGCAGGTTTTGTACCGAACGACATGCAGGTCGGTCAGACCGGCAAAATCGTTGCGCCACAGCTGTACATCGCCGTCGGTATCTCCGGCGCGATCCAGCATTTGGCCGGTATGAAAGACTCCAAGGTGATCGTTGCGATCAACAAGGACGAAGAAGCGCCGATCTTCCAGGTGGCTGATTACGGCCTGGTGGCAGACTTGTTCGAAGCCGTACCCGAGTTGGAGAAGCTGGTCTAATCCAGTCGCTTCACTTATAAAGAGCCCGGTCTTTTGACCGGGCTTTTTTTTGCCCGGTAATTTTTGAATGGGAGAACCCGGCCATGGAATTGCGTCCCTGGACTGTACTGCTGGCCCTGTCGCTGCTGCCGACGGTGTCGTTGGCGGCTGGCAAATGTGATCGCCTGGTGATCACTGGCAGCCCGGACGCACCGCCTTATCTGTGGCGTGATCCCCAGGACCCCACGCACTTGATCGGCGCCACCGCCGACATGTTGCAGCAAGTGGCCAAGGACCTCGGAGTGAAAATCGACCTGCTGTACGGCGGCAAGCGCTCCGTGGCTCTGGACGAAGTGCGCAGCGGACGCATGGACATCCTTGCCGATGCGCCGTTGACCCTCGACGCTCTGGATGCCCTCGATTACATCCACCCGGCATTGGTGCAAACCGATTACCTGGTCTGGACCCGCAAGGATTCGGCCCTGGCCTACAACCAGCCCAGCGACCTGCATGGCCACAAGGGCGCGGTGTCGGAAAGGGCGCGCCTGA from Pseudomonas yamanorum harbors:
- a CDS encoding substrate-binding periplasmic protein; the protein is MELRPWTVLLALSLLPTVSLAAGKCDRLVITGSPDAPPYLWRDPQDPTHLIGATADMLQQVAKDLGVKIDLLYGGKRSVALDEVRSGRMDILADAPLTLDALDALDYIHPALVQTDYLVWTRKDSALAYNQPSDLHGHKGAVSERARLSRDFETFAGEQLTLQRLPTLTPAFQKLLLGEVDYVLAGRYSGMAMAQTLGMSNDLVAREIPIDQPGLYLAISHNSACNDPWLRGQLAKKMTELPASGLAETALQRNLERWKAQLQQPVGTPTK
- a CDS encoding electron transfer flavoprotein subunit alpha/FixB family protein — encoded protein: MTILVIAEHDNKVVAPATLNTVAAAAKIGGDIHVLVAGQNVGAVAEAAAKIAGVSKVLVADNAAYAHQLPENVAPLVAELGAGYSHILAAATSNGKNILPRVAAQLDVDQISEIVSVESADTFKRPIYAGNAIATVQSTASVKVITVRATGFDPVAAEGGSAAVEAVAAAHDAGTSSFVGEELAKSDRPELTAAKIVVSGGRGMQNGDNFKHLYALADKLGAAVGASRAAVDAGFVPNDMQVGQTGKIVAPQLYIAVGISGAIQHLAGMKDSKVIVAINKDEEAPIFQVADYGLVADLFEAVPELEKLV
- a CDS encoding AraC family transcriptional regulator; amino-acid sequence: MLLTRHVDANAALVALIEPLTPRDGFSPTNLPGVQVLRASCDVARGPQIYEPSLMIVAQGSKVAYLGPRTLEYGAGHYLIQAMPVPFECETFAMPNAPLLGVTVGIDRVVLGELVMAMGIQSGPPPAAQTLESMSSVVLDDAMRGCVERLLQCLHDPLESRIMGPARVRELLFTALRGPQADVLRALVEQQGQFSRVATSLNHLHAHYAEPLNIETLAGYAHMSASTFHEHFKRCTLLSPVQYLKRLRLLKAQQLLLVEGMGVAQAAHSVGYQSTSQFSREYKRYFERSPGDERAA
- a CDS encoding IclR family transcriptional regulator, translating into MQENAHIPVKDAAPTGTQTLLRGLGVVQAVAAGARDLKEIAKRIGTTRSTTHRLASCLVEERYLRVVPQVGYLLGPKLIELGFQAREELPLVSLAVPYLDELSALTGDTIHLAIREYDDVLYLHKNPGRNGPEMRSRVGHRMPLARTGIGKALLLDDTVEEWQRLYQVSLPTGGKNLQWPQHPEQSWAQFEQRMQEYVAGGYAFDLEDNEPSIRCVAAPVRDASRRIVAGISIASTVPYMPLEKMAELIPVIKQVAARLSAELGAKA
- a CDS encoding NAD(P)-dependent alcohol dehydrogenase, encoding MYTAIGYAAQSATTPLAPMSFERRSPRADDVAIEILFCGVCHSDIHQARNEWGIAVYPLMPGHEIVGKVTAVGASVTAHKVGDLVGVGCMVDSCRHCDACHADLEQYCLEGPTMTYATPDRVDGSNTMGGYSDSIVVSEHFVVKIPAKLDLASAAPILCAGITTYSPLKHYGVKAGDKVGVLGMGGLGHMGIKFAKAMGAEVTLFTRSASKAEEGRRQGADHVIVSTDAEQMKAAAGHFDFLLDTIPVQHDLNPYLDVLRFDGVHILVGLIEPVDPPVNAAKLVLGRKVLAGSLIGGIAETQEVLDFCAEHGITCDIEMLDIRQINEAYTRMIAGDVKYRFVIDMATLKV
- a CDS encoding electron transfer flavoprotein subunit beta/FixA family protein, which gives rise to MKVLVAVKRVVDYNVKVRVKADNSGVDLANVKMSMNPFCEIAVEEAVRLKEKGVATEIVVVSIGPTTAQEQLRTALALGADRAILVESAEELTSLAVAKLLKAVVDKEQPSLVILGKQAIDSDNNQTGQMLAALTGYGQGTFASKVEVSGDKVAVTREIDGGAQTVSLKLPAIVTTDLRLNEPRYASLPNIMKAKKKPLEVLTPDALGVSTASTNKTVKVEAPAARSAGIKVKSVAELVEKLKNEAKVI
- a CDS encoding electron transfer flavoprotein-ubiquinone oxidoreductase; translation: MEREYMEFDVVIVGAGPAGLSAACRLKQKAAEAGKEISVCVVEKGSEVGAHILSGAVFEPRALNELFPDWKELGAPLNTPVVRDDIYVLRSSEAATKVPDFFVPKTMHNEGNYIISLGNLCRWLAQQAENLGVEVYPGFAAQEALFDENGVVRGIITGDLGVDREGHPKEGVYTPGMELRGKYTLFAEGCRGHIGKQLIQRFNLDSDADAQHYGIGLKEIWEIDPAKHQPGLVVHTAGWPLDIMSAENTGGSFLYHLENNQVVVGLIVDLSYSNTFLSPFDEFQRLKHHPVLAQYLEGGKRISYGARAICKGGLNSLPKMVFKGGALIGCDLGTLNFAKIKGSHTAMKSGMLAADAVADRLFAESEGGDELTAYVDSFKNSWLYEELFASRNFGPAMHKFGPILGAGFNWFDQNILGGKMPFTLHDTKPDYACLKLAKDSKKIDYPKPDGKLSFDKLSSVFISGTNHEEEQPCHLKLKDPSIPIGTNLPLYDEPAQRYCPAGVYEVITKEDGEKRFQINAQNCVHCKTCDIKDPSQNITWVTPEGAGGPTYPNM